One window of the Streptomyces sp. ITFR-21 genome contains the following:
- the pspAB gene encoding PspA-associated protein PspAB, whose amino-acid sequence MGLLDVLLGRTKPVRPDLDQLFGLSSAAITLQAAGELRPTGLGSVCFAAVEGGAFAEMRQDLDALLSVEATQDSYGYTWLLARHDPEAVTDLVTDLHAINSALEERGFGPQLLCSLVGFKDPAGRSLALVYLYKRGSFYPFAPLPGEKRDSALELQVKALVVNDLRLENDLSRWFPVWGAPGL is encoded by the coding sequence ATGGGCCTGCTGGACGTACTGCTGGGCCGCACGAAACCGGTCCGCCCCGACCTCGACCAGCTCTTCGGCCTCAGCTCCGCCGCCATCACCCTGCAGGCGGCCGGCGAACTGCGGCCCACCGGGCTGGGCTCGGTGTGCTTCGCCGCCGTCGAGGGCGGCGCCTTCGCCGAGATGCGGCAGGACCTGGACGCGCTGCTGTCGGTGGAGGCCACCCAGGACTCCTACGGCTACACCTGGCTGCTGGCCCGGCACGACCCGGAAGCGGTCACCGACCTCGTCACCGACCTGCACGCGATCAACTCGGCTCTGGAGGAGCGCGGCTTCGGCCCGCAGCTGCTCTGCTCCCTGGTCGGCTTCAAGGACCCCGCCGGCCGCTCGCTCGCGCTGGTCTACCTCTACAAGCGCGGCTCCTTTTACCCGTTCGCGCCGCTGCCCGGCGAGAAGCGGGACAGCGCGCTGGAACTGCAGGTCAAGGCCCTGGTCGTCAACGACCTCCGGCTGGAGAACGACCTGTCCCGCTGGTTCCCGGTCTGGGGTGCGCCGGGCCTGTGA
- a CDS encoding citrate/2-methylcitrate synthase, translated as MAEGSADPVITGVDSGDGRISTREAARRLGVKPETLYAYVSRGLLGSRRAVGGRGSTFDPAEVAALARRGRPGPPESPAGPAGGVAAGWAQVRTGITLIDPDRYYFRGVDAVALAEAYAYEEVAEWLWTGVLRRGVRFTAPPQQLAAARRAAGSLSADCGPMDRLRIAVIAAATADPLRFDLSQEAVLGSARSLIPTLVDALPPAGVPHRGGGPLAARLWSRLTVRAPDEASLRVLDAALALLIDHDLAASTLAARVAASARAHPYAVVSAGLGALDGPLHGQASALAHRMLAEVLERGSAGPVVAEHQRAGQLIPGLGHRVYRGEDPRARLLLTLLGRVPAAADALAAARDVVATTARHSPLHANVDLALGVLSVSSGMPVEAGETVFAVARTAGWIAHALEEYGERPLRMRPSGSYDGPRPDQPLP; from the coding sequence ATGGCGGAAGGATCGGCGGACCCGGTGATCACGGGCGTGGACAGCGGCGACGGCCGGATCTCCACCCGGGAGGCGGCCCGGCGGCTCGGCGTCAAGCCCGAGACGCTGTACGCGTACGTCAGCCGCGGCCTGCTGGGCAGCAGACGGGCGGTGGGCGGCCGGGGCAGTACCTTCGACCCCGCCGAGGTCGCGGCGCTGGCGCGGCGCGGCCGCCCCGGGCCGCCGGAGTCGCCGGCGGGACCGGCCGGCGGCGTCGCGGCGGGCTGGGCCCAGGTGCGGACCGGAATCACCCTGATCGACCCCGACCGCTACTACTTCCGGGGGGTGGACGCCGTCGCGCTGGCCGAGGCGTACGCCTACGAGGAGGTCGCCGAGTGGCTGTGGACCGGGGTGCTGCGGCGCGGGGTGCGCTTCACCGCTCCCCCGCAGCAACTGGCCGCGGCCCGCAGGGCGGCCGGCTCGCTGTCCGCCGACTGCGGTCCGATGGACCGGCTGCGGATCGCGGTGATCGCGGCGGCCACCGCCGACCCGCTGCGCTTCGACCTGTCGCAGGAGGCCGTGCTCGGCTCGGCCCGCTCCCTCATCCCGACGCTGGTGGACGCGCTGCCGCCGGCCGGGGTACCGCACCGCGGCGGCGGCCCGCTCGCCGCGCGGCTGTGGTCGCGGCTGACCGTACGGGCCCCGGACGAGGCGTCGCTGCGGGTGTTGGACGCGGCGCTCGCGCTGCTCATCGACCACGACCTGGCCGCCTCCACACTGGCCGCCCGGGTCGCCGCCTCGGCCCGCGCGCATCCGTACGCGGTGGTGTCGGCAGGGCTCGGGGCGCTCGACGGCCCACTGCACGGGCAGGCCAGCGCGCTGGCCCACCGCATGCTGGCGGAGGTGCTGGAGCGCGGCAGCGCCGGCCCGGTCGTCGCCGAGCACCAGCGGGCCGGGCAGCTCATCCCGGGGCTCGGCCACCGTGTCTACCGCGGCGAGGACCCGCGGGCCCGGCTGCTCCTCACCCTGCTGGGGCGGGTGCCGGCCGCGGCGGACGCGCTGGCCGCGGCCCGCGACGTGGTGGCGACCACCGCCCGGCACTCCCCGCTGCACGCCAATGTGGACCTGGCGCTCGGTGTGCTGTCGGTGTCCTCCGGGATGCCGGTGGAGGCGGGCGAGACGGTGTTCGCGGTGGCCCGTACCGCGGGGTGGATCGCGCACGCGCTGGAGGAGTACGGGGAGCGGCCACTGCGGATGCGGCCGAGCGGGTCGTACGACGGCCCGCGGCCGGACCAGCCGCTGCCCTGA
- a CDS encoding citrate synthase, with protein sequence MPTTGRNAPIDVPRGLKGVIVTETSLGDVRGTEGFYHYREFSAVELAETRTFEDVWHLMFHGTLPDASRRAAFTAETAALRHLPAEVTAALPAVARATALAGPLAGLRTALSLAGAAAGFRPLYDVDPERRRADALAACAAVPTLLAALHRLGQGLEPVAPRDDLPHAANYLYMLTGQQPDPNRARAVERYLISTVDHGFNASTFTARVIASTGADLAACLVGAIGALSGPLHGGAPSRALDTLDAIGTPDRIDGWLREHILAGDRIMGFGHPVYTTEDPRSRLLKGIARSFGGELVDFAVRVEERAEAILAELKPGRNLHINVEFFAGVVMELCGLPREMFTPTFAAARVAGWSANVLEQAGDSKIIRPAARYVGPPPGRPVPAA encoded by the coding sequence ATGCCCACCACCGGACGCAACGCTCCGATCGACGTACCCCGAGGTCTCAAGGGTGTGATCGTCACCGAGACATCCCTCGGTGACGTCCGCGGCACCGAGGGCTTCTACCACTACCGGGAGTTCTCAGCCGTCGAACTGGCCGAAACCCGTACGTTCGAGGACGTCTGGCATCTGATGTTCCACGGCACGCTGCCGGACGCCTCCCGGCGCGCCGCCTTCACCGCCGAGACCGCGGCGCTCCGGCACCTGCCCGCCGAGGTGACCGCCGCGCTGCCCGCCGTCGCCCGCGCCACCGCGCTCGCCGGCCCGCTGGCGGGACTGCGGACAGCGCTGTCGCTGGCCGGTGCCGCCGCCGGCTTCCGCCCGCTGTACGACGTCGACCCCGAACGCCGCCGGGCCGACGCGCTGGCCGCCTGCGCCGCCGTACCCACCCTGCTCGCCGCGCTGCACCGGCTCGGGCAGGGGCTCGAACCGGTCGCACCCCGCGACGACCTGCCGCACGCGGCGAACTACCTCTACATGCTCACCGGACAGCAGCCGGATCCGAACAGGGCGCGGGCGGTGGAGCGGTATCTGATCTCCACCGTCGACCACGGCTTCAACGCCTCCACCTTCACCGCCCGGGTGATCGCGTCCACCGGCGCCGACCTGGCCGCCTGCCTGGTGGGCGCGATCGGCGCGCTGTCCGGGCCGCTGCACGGCGGTGCGCCGAGCCGGGCGCTGGACACCCTCGACGCCATCGGCACCCCGGACCGGATCGACGGATGGCTGCGCGAGCACATCCTGGCCGGCGACCGGATCATGGGCTTCGGCCACCCCGTCTACACCACCGAGGACCCGCGCTCACGGCTGCTCAAGGGCATCGCCCGGAGCTTCGGCGGCGAACTGGTGGACTTCGCGGTCCGGGTCGAGGAGCGGGCCGAGGCGATACTCGCCGAACTGAAGCCGGGCCGGAACCTGCACATCAACGTGGAGTTCTTCGCCGGAGTGGTGATGGAGCTGTGCGGCCTGCCGCGGGAGATGTTCACCCCGACCTTCGCCGCCGCCCGGGTGGCCGGCTGGAGCGCCAACGTCCTGGAGCAGGCAGGCGACAGCAAGATCATCCGCCCGGCGGCCCGCTACGTCGGCCCGCCGCCCGGCCGCCCGGTACCGGCCGCCTGA
- a CDS encoding nitroreductase family deazaflavin-dependent oxidoreductase: protein MTAYDPSAVKLSPAQWVADQARRYEESDGTEATDMNGSPCLLLDYLGRRSGDWLRTVLIYARDGDDYLIVASKGGAPEHPQWFLSVRENPDVHLRVLGERFAARAEVLSPEEKARVWPLLLEVYASYEDYQKKTDRDIPVVRLSRV, encoded by the coding sequence ATGACCGCATACGACCCGTCCGCCGTGAAGCTCAGCCCCGCGCAGTGGGTGGCCGACCAGGCCCGCCGCTACGAGGAGTCCGACGGCACCGAGGCCACCGACATGAACGGCTCGCCGTGCCTGTTGCTCGACTACCTCGGCCGGCGCAGCGGCGACTGGCTCCGTACGGTGCTCATCTACGCCCGCGACGGCGACGACTATTTGATCGTGGCGTCCAAGGGCGGCGCCCCCGAGCACCCCCAGTGGTTCCTGAGCGTGCGGGAGAACCCCGACGTCCACCTCCGGGTGCTCGGCGAGCGGTTCGCCGCCCGCGCGGAGGTGCTCTCCCCGGAGGAGAAGGCCCGTGTCTGGCCCCTCCTGCTGGAGGTGTACGCGTCGTACGAGGACTACCAGAAGAAGACCGACCGCGACATCCCGGTGGTCAGGCTCAGCCGCGTCTGA
- a CDS encoding quinone oxidoreductase family protein, translating to MRAIQITQFGGPEVLSEAELPDPVAGPGLLLVDVTSAGVNYADTHTVENSYLARATLPLVPGAEVVGRTPDGRRVVAVTQNGGYAQKAVAEEHLALDVPDAVTDAQALAVVVQGLTAWHLLRTCARLAAGESVVVHAAAGGTGSLAVQLAKAYGAGRVIATASSKEKRDLALELGADTAVDGNPDGLKERLIEANGGRKADIVLEMAGGPVFDASLAALAPFGRLVTYGMASRVPATPLAAAQLMGRSRAVVGFWLAHCLDRPGMYREPVAELLAMTAEGRLKPQVGGIYPLSEAARAHQDLRARRTFGKLVLDVTR from the coding sequence GTGCGTGCCATCCAGATCACCCAGTTCGGCGGCCCCGAGGTGCTCAGCGAGGCCGAGCTCCCGGACCCGGTGGCCGGCCCCGGCCTGCTGCTGGTCGACGTCACCTCGGCTGGCGTCAACTACGCCGACACGCACACCGTGGAGAACTCCTACCTCGCCCGCGCCACGCTCCCCCTGGTGCCCGGCGCCGAGGTCGTCGGCCGCACCCCGGACGGCCGCCGGGTGGTCGCCGTCACCCAGAACGGCGGCTACGCGCAGAAGGCCGTCGCCGAGGAGCATCTCGCCCTCGACGTGCCGGACGCCGTCACCGACGCGCAGGCGCTGGCCGTCGTCGTCCAGGGCCTCACCGCCTGGCACCTGCTGCGCACCTGTGCCCGCCTGGCCGCGGGCGAGAGCGTCGTGGTGCACGCGGCGGCCGGCGGCACCGGCTCGCTCGCCGTGCAGCTCGCCAAGGCGTACGGCGCCGGGCGGGTGATCGCCACCGCCTCCTCCAAGGAGAAGCGCGACCTGGCCCTGGAACTCGGCGCCGACACGGCGGTCGACGGGAACCCCGACGGGCTCAAGGAGCGCCTGATCGAGGCGAACGGCGGCAGGAAGGCGGACATCGTGCTGGAAATGGCCGGCGGTCCGGTCTTCGACGCCTCACTGGCCGCCCTGGCTCCCTTCGGGCGCCTGGTCACCTACGGCATGGCCTCCAGGGTGCCGGCGACCCCGCTCGCGGCCGCGCAGCTGATGGGGCGGTCGCGGGCGGTCGTCGGCTTCTGGCTCGCGCACTGCCTGGACCGCCCGGGGATGTACCGCGAACCCGTCGCGGAACTGCTCGCCATGACCGCGGAGGGACGGCTGAAGCCGCAGGTCGGCGGGATATACCCGCTGTCCGAGGCGGCCCGCGCGCACCAGGACCTGCGGGCCCGGCGGACCTTCGGCAAACTGGTGCTCGACGTCACCCGGTGA
- the trxA gene encoding thioredoxin → MSTVELTKENFDEVVSTNDFVLIDFWADWCGPCKMFGPVYDRASGEHQDLVFAKVDTEAQPELAAAFQIQSIPTLMIVRDKVAIFAQPGALPGAALEDVIAQARALDMDEVHKSVAEARQNS, encoded by the coding sequence ATGAGCACTGTGGAGCTGACCAAGGAGAACTTCGACGAGGTCGTGTCTACGAACGACTTCGTCCTCATCGACTTCTGGGCCGACTGGTGCGGTCCGTGCAAGATGTTCGGCCCGGTGTACGACAGGGCTTCGGGCGAGCATCAGGACCTGGTCTTCGCGAAGGTCGACACGGAGGCACAGCCGGAACTGGCCGCGGCCTTCCAGATCCAGTCGATCCCGACGCTGATGATCGTGCGCGACAAGGTGGCCATCTTCGCCCAGCCCGGCGCCCTGCCCGGGGCCGCGCTCGAAGACGTCATCGCCCAGGCGCGTGCCCTCGACATGGACGAGGTGCACAAGTCCGTGGCGGAGGCCCGGCAGAACAGCTGA
- the htpX gene encoding zinc metalloprotease HtpX — MNRNRFTPDRGLTTRMVVTMFLIGLLYVVFVGALLALLRGSWPLILVIAGALFIAQFWFSDRIAAFSMGAREVTAEQAPELHGVVDRICALGDLPKPRVAIADSDVPNAFATGRSQKNTLVCATTGLLRRLEPDELEGVIAHELSHVAHKDVAVMTIASFLGILAGIVTRIGLWGGFRRARDPGTAALAILIPLVSAVVYVISFLLTRMLSRYRELSADRSAALLTGRPSSLASALTKVSGQIAAIPTRDLRKVEPFNAFFFAPALSGGASFSRLLSTHPTLEQRLEQLGRITQELDRR; from the coding sequence TTGAACCGTAACCGCTTCACGCCGGACCGGGGGCTGACGACCAGGATGGTCGTCACGATGTTCCTGATCGGGCTGCTCTATGTCGTCTTCGTGGGCGCACTGCTCGCCCTGCTGCGCGGCTCCTGGCCGCTGATCCTGGTCATCGCCGGCGCACTGTTCATCGCCCAGTTCTGGTTCAGCGACCGCATCGCCGCCTTCAGCATGGGCGCCCGTGAGGTCACTGCCGAACAGGCGCCGGAACTGCACGGCGTGGTGGACCGGATCTGCGCGCTGGGCGACCTCCCCAAGCCCAGGGTCGCCATCGCCGACTCCGACGTGCCCAACGCCTTCGCCACCGGCCGCAGCCAGAAGAACACCCTGGTGTGCGCCACCACCGGCCTGCTGCGCCGGCTGGAGCCCGATGAGCTGGAAGGCGTCATCGCGCACGAGCTGTCCCACGTCGCGCACAAGGACGTGGCCGTGATGACGATCGCCTCCTTCCTCGGCATCCTGGCCGGCATCGTCACCCGGATCGGGCTGTGGGGCGGCTTCCGCCGCGCCCGCGACCCCGGCACCGCCGCCCTGGCCATCCTCATCCCGCTGGTCAGCGCCGTCGTCTACGTCATCAGCTTCCTGCTCACCCGGATGCTGTCGCGCTACCGTGAGCTGTCGGCCGACCGCAGCGCGGCGCTGCTCACCGGCCGGCCCTCCTCGCTGGCTTCGGCGCTCACCAAGGTCAGCGGGCAGATCGCCGCCATCCCCACCCGGGACCTGCGCAAGGTGGAGCCCTTCAACGCCTTCTTCTTCGCGCCCGCGCTCAGCGGCGGCGCGTCCTTCTCCCGGCTGCTGTCCACCCACCCCACCCTCGAACAGCGCCTTGAGCAGCTGGGCCGGATCACCCAGGAACTGGACCGCCGCTGA